Proteins found in one Pelmatolapia mariae isolate MD_Pm_ZW linkage group LG7, Pm_UMD_F_2, whole genome shotgun sequence genomic segment:
- the kcmf1 gene encoding E3 ubiquitin-protein ligase KCMF1, translated as MSRHEGVSCDACLKGNFRGRRFKCLICYDYDLCASCYESGATTTRHTTEHPMQCILTRVDYDLYYGGDTFSVEQPQSFTCPYCGKMGFTETSLQEHVTSEHSETSTEVICPICAALPGGDPNHVTDDFTAHLTLEHRAPRDLDESSSVRHVRRMFHPGRGLGGPRARRTNMHFTSGSTGGLSSSSSQSSTYTPSNREAMDPIAELLSQLSGVRRAAGGQINSSGPSASQLQQLQMQLQLERQQAQAARQQVETSRHATRRGNNPGNTGAAVPQPSTATANTTTMGDSNPASSSHSSQFLLARLNEPKMSEAERQFLEGERADRSLFVQELLLSTLMHEESSSSDEDDRRDFGDFGAMGCVDIMPLDVALENLQLKESSSTGKEPPPPPL; from the exons ATGTCCCGACATGAGG GTGTGAGCTGCGATGCGTGTTTAAAGGGCAACTTTAGAGGAAGACGGTTCAAGTGTTTAATTTGCTACGACTACGACCTGTGCGCGTCGTGCTACGAGAGCGGAGCCACGACAACAAGGCACACCACAGAGCACCCCATGCAGTGTATATTAACCAGGGTAGACTATG ATTTGTACTATGGAGGAGACACTTTTTCAGTAGAGCAGCCACAGTCGTTCACATGTCCTTACTGTGGCAAGATGGGCTTCACAGAGACCTCCCTACAGGAGCATGTCACCTCGGAGCATTCAGAGACTTCCACGGAGGTG atCTGTCCAATATGCGCTGCCTTGCCCGGAGGGGATCCCAACCATGTCACAGATGACTTCACAGCTCACCTCACTCTCGAACACAGAGCACCAAGAGATtta GATGAGTCCAGCAGTGTGCGGCATGTACGCAGGATGTTCCACCCCGGGCGAGGACTGGGCGGCCCCAGAGCACGACGGACAAATATGCACTTTACTAGCGGCTCCACAGGGGGACTTTCATCCTCCTCATCACAGAGCTCCACTTACACCCCCAGTAATAGAGAGGCAATGGACCCAATCGCAG AGTTGTTGTCTCAGCTGTCAGGTGTGCGGCGTGCTGCAGGAGGGCAAATAAACTCGTCGGGACCTTCAGCCTCTCAGCTCCAGCAGCTCCAGATGCAGCTGCAGTTGGAGCGGCAGCAAGCTCAGGCGGCACGACAGCAAGTTGAGACGAGCCGACACGCCACGCGACGCGGCAACAACCCGGGCAACACCGGCGCcgccgtcccccagcccagcACAGCAACTGCCAATACCACCACCATGGGTGACAGCAATCCGGCGTCCTCGTCCCACAGCTCCCAGTTCCTATTAGCACG GTTGAATGAACCCAAGATGTCAGAAGCAGAGCGGCAGTTCCTAGAAGGCGAGCGAGCCGACCGCAGCCTGTTTGTCCAGGAGCTGCTTTTGTCCACGCTGATGCACGAAGAGAGCTCCTCTTCAGATGAGGACGACCGCCGAGACTTCGGCGACTTCGGAGCGATGGGCTGCGTGGATATCATGCCTTTAGATGTGGCGTTGGAGAACCTCCAGCTTAAAGAGAGCAGCTCTACGGGGAAGGAGCCTCCGCCGCCGCCTCTTTGA